The Streptomyces sp. NBC_00483 genome contains the following window.
GCCACCAAGCACTTCACCAACAACGCCGACGTCACCGGCGCCCAGGTCGGCTCGACCTTCAAGCCCTTCGTTCTCGCGGCTGCCTTCAAGTACGGAGTCAGGAACCCGGAGGGGCCCGAAGTCCAGGACGCGAGCCAGCGCACGATCGCCTCCCCCAAGAGCCTGTACAGCGGCAAGAACGGGCTCAAGATCAAGGACTGGAAGGGGGACATCTGGACGAACGAGAAGGGCAAGCAGTGGAACCAGACCAACGACGGTAAGCAGTCGTACAACCGGCCGAGCTATCAGATCGATCTGCGCGAGGCCATGCGCGAGTCCGTGAACTCGGCCTATGTGCAGCTGGGCATGGACGTGGGTCTGAACAAGGTGCGGGCCGCGGCGAAGGGCGCCGGCATCCTGGACGACAGCTTCGCCGACTCCAACTACCCCTCGTTCTCCCTCGGTACCTCCGACCCGAGCGCGATCCGCATGGCGGGCGCGTACGGCACGTTCGCGACCAGCGGTCAGCAGAACGATCCGTACTCGGTGAAGTCCGTCGACCGTGAGGGCGAGACCGTCTACCGGCACGATCCCAAGCCGGTGCGCGCCTTCGACACGAAGGTCGCGGACAACGTGACCGACGTCCTCAAGACCGTCGTCGACAAGGGCACGGGTACGGCGGCGCGACTGCCGGGCCGCGACGTGGCCGGCAAGACCGGTACCACCGACGGCAACAAGTCCGCCTGGTTCGTGGGCTACACCAAGCAGCTGTCCACCGCGATCACGATGTACCGGATGGACGACAACGAGAAGTCCAAGGACCGCAAGTTCCTCGAGATGTACGGAACCGGTGGTCAGGAGAAGATCCACGGTGCGTCGTTCCCGTCCGAGATCTGGCACGACTACATGGCGCAGGCCCTGAAGGGCCAGCCGAACGAGCCGTTCCCGACGCCGGAGCCCATCGGATCGCTCGTGGGCGCGACCCCGAGTCCCACGCCGACCCCGTCGGTCACGGCAACCCCGTCGGAGACCGCCCCGCCGTCCCCGTCGACCAGCGAGAGCACGTCGCCGTCCCCGACGCCCTCGGAGACGTGCAGCGACTGGGACTGGGCCTGCAAGAACGAAGATGATGGGGGCACCGGGGAGACGGACACCGGAGGCGCGACCGACGGTGGAGCCTCGTCGACACCGAGCGACGGAAGTACCGACGACACCGGAGGCCCGGGCAATGGAAACGGCGGTGGCATCTTCGGAGGCCCCGACAGTTAGCCGACCCTGCCTCAACGCACCGTGTTTCACGTGAAACACAGCGTGTTCCACGGCAGTCGAGGGCCGTCACACCCATCGGGTGTGGCGGCCCTCGCCCCGTTCTCAGGCTCGTACGGCAGGATGTGCCGCATGCCCAGTGCAGAGACGACGAGCACGAACCCGCAGCAGCCGGAACCGGAGCAGGTACGGCCGACCAGAGAGGACGAGGTCGCGGCCACCGGAGCCGAGTTCATCGGCGGGCCCATCGGGCGACGCGCCCTGCTCGGGGGCTCCTGGTGGACGCCCGCGCGGGTGATCGCACTGGTCATGCTCGGCATGTTCGCGCTCGGCATGGTCCAGAAGTTCCCCTGCTACGACGGTTCCTGGTTCTACGGCGCCAGCTCCCAGTACACACACGCCTGTTACTCGGACATCCCGCACCTCTACCAGGGACGCGGCTTCGCCGATGGCCTCGTGCCGTACTTCGACAAGCTCTCCGGCGACATGGACTACCTCGAATACCCGGTGCTCACCGGTGTGTTCATGGAGGTCGCCGCGTGGCTGACGCCGGGCAGCGGCTCCATCCAGCACCAGGAGCAGGTCTACTGGATGGTCAACGCCGGGATACTGATGATCTGCGCGGCGGTGATCGCCGTGTGCGTCACCCGCACCCACCGCAGGCGCCCCTGGGACGCCCTGCTGGTCGCTCTGGCGCCCGCTTTCGCGCTGACCGCCACCATCAATTGGGACCTCTTCGCGGTGGCGCTCACGGCGGCCGCGATGCTGATGTGGTCGCGGGGCAGGGCTTTCGCCTTCGGTGTGCTGCTCGGGCTTGCGACGGCCGCCAAGCTGTACCCGGTGCTGCTGCTCGGGCCGCTCTTCGTGCTGTGCTGGCGGGCCGGAAAGTGGCGGGAGTTCGGCAGGGCGGGCCTGGGCGTCGCCGTCTCGTGGCTGGCCGTGAACCTGCCGGTGATGATGCTGGCGCCCGAGGGCTGGTCGAAGTTCTACACGTTCAGCCAGGAGCGCGGAGTCGACTTCGGCTCCTTCTGGCTGATCATCTCCCAGCACCGGGACACGCCCCTCGACACCAACGTCGTCAACACCCTGGCCACGACGCTGATGGTGCTCGCCTGTCTCGGCGTCGCGGCGCTGACGCTCACCGCCCCCCGTAGGCCGCGCTTCTCACAGCTCGCGTTCCTGGTGGTCGCGGCCTTCATCCTCACCAACAAGGTCTACTCGCCGCAGTACGTCCTGTGGCTGATCCCGCTCGCCGCGCTCGCGCGCCCCAAGTGGCGGGACTTCCTGATCTGGCAGGCGTGCGAGGTCGCGTACTTCCTGGGGATCTGGCTGTACCTCGCGTACACGACGAGCGGTGACAAGCACCAGGGACTGCCCGAGGACGGATACCAACTGGTCATCGCGGCACACCTGTTGGGCACGCTCTACATCTGCGCGGTCATCGTGCGGGACATCTGGCTGCCCGACCGGGACGTGGTGCGCCGCTCCGGCGAGGACGACCCCACGGGCGGTGTCCTGGAAGGCGCCAAGGACGTCTTCGTGCTGGGGCAGGCGGCTCGTCCGAGGCGGCACCGGCACGCCGCTCGTACCGCGGAAGGGCCGGCGGCGGTCGACTGGGGCCGGGCCCCGGAGAGTTCACTCTGAGCGAACGCGCTCGTTGAAGGCAACGAAAAGCGGGTCGGGCACCTCAAGGCGCACGACCCGCTTTTCGTATGTCCTACGTAGACCAGTGTCCTACCTGGACCAGGCACGCCCTACGTAGAGGCGTGTTCAGTGGTCAACGATCCACGATCCGGTCGAACTGCGTGGTGGTGTGCCGGAGGTGGGCCACCAGTTCCTCGCCGACCTGCGGCTCGGGGGCGTCGGACGGCACGAACAGGATCGACACCTGCATGTGCGGCGGCTCGGCGAACCAGCGCTGCTTGCCCGACCAGACGAACGGCGCCAGGTTCCGGTTCACCGTTGCCAGGCCGGCCCGTGCGACGCCCTTGGCACGCGGCATGACGCCGTGCACGGCCTTCGGGGCCTCCAGGCCCACACCGTGCGACGTACCGCCCGCCACGACCACCAGCCAGCCGTCGGAGGGGGCCTTCTGCTGGCGGTAGCCGAACCGGTCGCCCTTCGCGACGCGCGTGACGTCCAGGACGGCGCCGCGGTACTCGGTCGCCTCGTGGTCGCCCAGCCACAGCCGCGTACCGATCCGCGCGCGGAAGCGGGTCTGCGGGAACTGCTGCTGCAGGCGCGCCAGTTCGTCGGCCTTCAGGTGGCTCACGAACATGGTGTGCAGCGGAAGGCGGGCCGCGCGCAGCCGGTCCATCCAGCCGATGACCTCCTCGACGGCGTCCGTGCCGTCGGTGCGGTCGAGCGGCAGGTGGATCGCGAAGCCCTCGAGACGCACGTCCTGTATGGCGTGCGCGAGCTGCGGCAGGTCCTGCTCGGTGACGCCGTGCCGCTTCATCGAGGACATGACCTCGATGACGACGCGGGCACCGACGAGGCCGTGCACGCCGTCGACGGAGGAGACGGAGCGGATGACGCGGTCGGGCAGCGGAACAGGCTCCTCGCCGCGCCGGAACGGCGTCAGGACCAGCAGGTCACCGCTGAACCAGTCCTTGATCCGGGCGGCCTCGTACGTGGTGCCGACGGCGAGGACGTCGGTGCCGAAGCGGGTCGCCTCTTCCGCGAGCCGTTCGTGGCCGAATCCGTAGCCGTTGCCCTTGCAGACGGGGACGAGCCCCGGAAACTGCTCGAGCACCTGCTTGTGGTGTGCCCGCCAGCGCGCGGTGTCGACGTAGAGCGTGAGCGCCATGGCCGGTCCCGGAACCTTTCGTGGAGAGTACGGAGCTAGATCAGATTGTGCCGGGTGCTCAGCGACGCGACATGTAGATGTCGAGCGCCTTGTGCAGCAGCTTGTTGAGCGGGAAGTCCCACTCGCCCAGGTATTCGGCTGCCTGGCCGCCCGTACCGACCTTGAACTGGATCAGGCCGAAGAGGTGATCGGTCTCGTCCAGCGAGTCGGAGATGCCGCGCAGGTCGTAGACGGTGGCGCCGAGCGCGTAGGAGTCGCGCAGCATCCGCCACTGCATGGCATTGGACGGGCGCACCTCGCGGCCGATGTTGTCGGAGGCGCCGTAGGAGTACCAGACGTGCCCGCCGACGACGAGCATCGTGGCGGCCGCGAGGTTCACGCCGTTGTGCCGCGCGAAGTAGAGCCGCATCCGGTTGGGGTCCTCGGTGTTGAGGGCCGTCCACATGCGCTCGAAGTACGACAGCGGGCGCGGCCGGAAGTGGTCGCGCACGGCCGTGATCTCGTACAGCCGCTGCCACTCGGCGAGGTCCTGGTAGCCGCCCTGGACGACCTCGACGCCGGCCTTCTCGGCCTTCTTGATGTTGCGCCGCCACAGCTGGTTGAACTGCTTGTGCACTTCTTCCAGGGAGCGGTTCGCGAGCGGCACCTGGAAGACATAGCGCGGCTGTACGTCGCCGAAGCCGGCGCCGCCGTCCTCGCCCTGCTGCCAGCCCATGCGGCGGAGCTTGTCGGCGACCTCGAAGGCGCGCGGCTCGATGTGGTCCGCCTCGATGTCGCGCAGGCGCTTCACATCCGCGTCCTGGATGCCCTTCTTGATGGAGGGCGCGTCCCAGCGGCGAATGATGACCGGCGGGCCCATCTTCACGGAGAAGGCGCCCTGCTGCTTCAGATGCGCGAGCATCGGGCGCAGCCACTCTTCGAGATTCGGGGCGTACCAGTTGATGACCGGGCCCTCGGGCAGGTACGCGAGATAGCGCTTGATCTTGGGGAGCTGTCGGTACAGCACGAGGCCCGCACCCACCATCTCGCCGGTGCGCTCGTCGAACCAGCCCAGGTGCTCGGAGCGCCACTCCGCCTTCACATCTGCCCATGCGGGAACCTGCATGTGGCTCGCCGAGGGCAGGCTCTGGATGTATGCCAGATGCTGCTCTCGGCTGATGGTCCTCAGGGTCAGGCTCATTCGGGGCGCTCCTCGGGCTGGTGTGTCCCCATGGGTACAGGGGCTCCGGCTCTCGCGCCGAAGCCTACTGCGCCCTGTGAGCGCCCCGACCGGCCGTATGGGAGGTCGGTGGTGGAGGCCGCCCCGCGGCGGCTTCCGAGGAGGGCCGCCTCAGCCGATGACCCCGCCGAAGAGGCCGCCATGGGCCATGCCGATGAAGAAGCCGATGGCCGACGCCCCCAGGCCCAGGATCAGGCCGAATCGTTCACGGGTCGTCTCGGAGACGAACTGGCCGTAGGCCCCGGCCAGGATGCCGACGAGCCCTGCCCAGGAGCTGAGGAGATGGAGACCGGGCCAGAGCGAGGAGATGATCGCGATCGCTCCGAGCACCACGGTCACCCCGAGCAGGGTGTCCGGCAGCGGGTGGGGCTTGCCGTCCGTGGCGAAAAGGGAGGAGGAAGCGGTGCTGTTGGGACGCATTACTTGTGCCATGGGGCACCTCCTGCGGAAGCGGCGCATCGTAGCGCCGTACACACCCGATGTGTACAGATTGCGGGCATGGGCTGCCGGATTTCAACCGGAAGCAGAGGTGCGGGTAGTCTGTACGGTCTGCACCGGTGTCTGTTCACGCCCCCGACCAGGGGCTGACTCCACTGACCAGCGCGGATCCGCTCGGCGGGGCCCGATTGTCAGTGGTGGCCGATACCGTTGCACACGCATAACAACCCTCCTGCCACGGAACGACCGTGGCCGCTGAGTCCAAAGGAGGTGGGTTCTACATGCGTCACTACGAGGTGATGGTCATCCTCGACCCCGATCTGGAGGAGCGCGCTGTCGCCCCCCTGATCGAGAACTTCATGTCTGTTGTCCGTGAGGGCAACGGCAAGGTGGAGAAGGTCGACACCTGGGGCCGTCGTCGTCTCTCGTACGAGATCAAGAAGAAGCCCGAGGGCATCTACTCGGTCATCGACCTGCAGGCCGAGCCTGCGGTCGTCAAGGAGCTCGACCGCCAGATGAACCTGAACGAGTCGGTCCTCCGGACCAAGGTCCTCCGTCCCGAGACCCACTGAACTTCCTAGTTCAGCGGTACTCGGGATTCGAGTAGCAGCAAGCAGCCAGCAGCAAACCCGCCGAGAGGTTCCCCCATGGCAGGCGAGACCGTTATCACCGTCGTCGGAAACCTGACCGACGACCCCGAGCTGCGCTTCACACCGTCCGGCGCGGCCGTCGCGAACTTCACGATCGCGTCGACGCCCCGGACGTTCGACCGCCAGACCAATGAGTGGAAGGACGGCGATGCGCTGTTCCTCCGCGCGTCGATCTGGCGTCAGGCCGCGGAGAACGTTGCCGAGTCGCTGACGCGCGGCATGCGCGTCGTCGCTCAGGGACGTCTGCGGCAGCGTTCGTACGAGACCCAGCAGGGCGAGAAGCGGACGGTCGTGGAGCTCGAGGTCGACGAGATCGGCCCCTCGCTGCGCTACGCCACCGCCAAGGTCACCAAGACCCCCGGTCGTGGTGGCCAGGGTGGCGGCGGCGGATTCGGCGGCGGCCAGCAGGGCGGCGGCGGTGGCGGCTGGGGCGGCGGCCCCGGCGGCCAGCAGGGCGGTCAGGGAGGTGGCCAGGGCGGAGCCCCGGCCAACGACCCCTGGGCGACCGGTGCGCCGGCCGGCGGCGGCCAGCAGGGCGGCGGCGGTGGCGGCTGGGGCGGAAGCTCCGGCGGCTCCGGCGGCGGCTACTCGGACGAGCCCCCCTTCTAGGGATCACTCCCTTTCAGGGCTGGGTTCGCACCCCACACTTCTTGATCACACAGGAGAAACACCATGGCGAAGCCGCCTGTGCGCAAGCCTAAGAAGAAGGTCTGCGCTTTCTGCAAGGACAAGGTCACGTACGTGGACTACAAGGACACGAACATGCTGCGGAAGTTCATTTCCGACCGCGGCAAGAT
Protein-coding sequences here:
- a CDS encoding glycosyltransferase family 87 protein, producing MPSAETTSTNPQQPEPEQVRPTREDEVAATGAEFIGGPIGRRALLGGSWWTPARVIALVMLGMFALGMVQKFPCYDGSWFYGASSQYTHACYSDIPHLYQGRGFADGLVPYFDKLSGDMDYLEYPVLTGVFMEVAAWLTPGSGSIQHQEQVYWMVNAGILMICAAVIAVCVTRTHRRRPWDALLVALAPAFALTATINWDLFAVALTAAAMLMWSRGRAFAFGVLLGLATAAKLYPVLLLGPLFVLCWRAGKWREFGRAGLGVAVSWLAVNLPVMMLAPEGWSKFYTFSQERGVDFGSFWLIISQHRDTPLDTNVVNTLATTLMVLACLGVAALTLTAPRRPRFSQLAFLVVAAFILTNKVYSPQYVLWLIPLAALARPKWRDFLIWQACEVAYFLGIWLYLAYTTSGDKHQGLPEDGYQLVIAAHLLGTLYICAVIVRDIWLPDRDVVRRSGEDDPTGGVLEGAKDVFVLGQAARPRRHRHAARTAEGPAAVDWGRAPESSL
- a CDS encoding alanine racemase translates to MALTLYVDTARWRAHHKQVLEQFPGLVPVCKGNGYGFGHERLAEEATRFGTDVLAVGTTYEAARIKDWFSGDLLVLTPFRRGEEPVPLPDRVIRSVSSVDGVHGLVGARVVIEVMSSMKRHGVTEQDLPQLAHAIQDVRLEGFAIHLPLDRTDGTDAVEEVIGWMDRLRAARLPLHTMFVSHLKADELARLQQQFPQTRFRARIGTRLWLGDHEATEYRGAVLDVTRVAKGDRFGYRQQKAPSDGWLVVVAGGTSHGVGLEAPKAVHGVMPRAKGVARAGLATVNRNLAPFVWSGKQRWFAEPPHMQVSILFVPSDAPEPQVGEELVAHLRHTTTQFDRIVDR
- the femX gene encoding peptidoglycan bridge formation glycyltransferase FemX, with product MSLTLRTISREQHLAYIQSLPSASHMQVPAWADVKAEWRSEHLGWFDERTGEMVGAGLVLYRQLPKIKRYLAYLPEGPVINWYAPNLEEWLRPMLAHLKQQGAFSVKMGPPVIIRRWDAPSIKKGIQDADVKRLRDIEADHIEPRAFEVADKLRRMGWQQGEDGGAGFGDVQPRYVFQVPLANRSLEEVHKQFNQLWRRNIKKAEKAGVEVVQGGYQDLAEWQRLYEITAVRDHFRPRPLSYFERMWTALNTEDPNRMRLYFARHNGVNLAAATMLVVGGHVWYSYGASDNIGREVRPSNAMQWRMLRDSYALGATVYDLRGISDSLDETDHLFGLIQFKVGTGGQAAEYLGEWDFPLNKLLHKALDIYMSRR
- the rpsF gene encoding 30S ribosomal protein S6; this translates as MRHYEVMVILDPDLEERAVAPLIENFMSVVREGNGKVEKVDTWGRRRLSYEIKKKPEGIYSVIDLQAEPAVVKELDRQMNLNESVLRTKVLRPETH
- a CDS encoding single-stranded DNA-binding protein; the protein is MAGETVITVVGNLTDDPELRFTPSGAAVANFTIASTPRTFDRQTNEWKDGDALFLRASIWRQAAENVAESLTRGMRVVAQGRLRQRSYETQQGEKRTVVELEVDEIGPSLRYATAKVTKTPGRGGQGGGGGFGGGQQGGGGGGWGGGPGGQQGGQGGGQGGAPANDPWATGAPAGGGQQGGGGGGWGGSSGGSGGGYSDEPPF
- the rpsR gene encoding 30S ribosomal protein S18; translation: MAKPPVRKPKKKVCAFCKDKVTYVDYKDTNMLRKFISDRGKIRARRVTGNCTQHQRDVATAVKNSREMALLPYTSTAR